AAAAGCACCCTTTTCGTATCCAAAGAGCTCCGCTTCAAGAAGGGTTTCTGGTATAGCGGAGCAGTTTATGGTAATAAAAGGCTTTTCTTTCCTACTACTCAAAAAGTGTATGGCTTTTGCTACAAGACTTTTTCCCGTCCCGCTCTCACCCGTTAAAAGTACTGTTGTATCTGTTTGAGATACTTTTTCTATAAGGTCTATGAGGTTCTTTATAGCTATGCTTCTGCCTATGATACCTTCAAGACTATACTTTTTACCCAATGCCTGCGTTAGAGCTTTCTTCTCTTCTTCCCACTCCTGTCTTTCTAAATTTATCCTTTCTTCAAGTTTATAAAGCATGCCTATCATAGTCCCCAGTATAATAAGTAGCTCCACCGCTTTTTCTACGCTATCCTTTTTATCAAAGCTTTTAAAAACCGCAAGCACCCCTATGATCTCACCACCAACTCTAACAGGCACCGCTATAAAGGATTCACTACCCTCCAGTCTGTCCTTTAGTCCAGTTCTGTTTATGTATGCGCCGACGCTAAGGTCAGATAGAACTACAGGTACACCGCTTTTGTATACCTTCCCCACTATTCCCTCACCCCGTTTAAAAAGCCCTCTTTCTACCTCATCCTCTTTTAGTCCAAAGGCTTTGACTATCTTTAAAAGCTTAAGGTCTTTTCTGTAAAGAGCTATATAACTGTACTTTACATCCCAGAAAGAGTAGAGTATTTTAAGCACCTCCCCCACACTGTCCAGAAAGTTCATACCTTTGCTCAGAATTTTTGCCACTTCGTTTATTATGGTGATCTCCGGTGTACTTAAATGTTTTCTTGCGCTTTCTTCCGTCATGTTAAATTAATTATACGCAAGGAGGCAAGACATGGCTGTAGATAAAGAAAAGATGAAACAAGCAGTGAGACTCTTTCTTGAGGCTATAGGTGAGGACCCAAATAGGGAAGGACTTAAAGATACACCCGAGAGAGTTGCCCGCATGTGGGAAGAGTTTGACAGGATGAGAGATTTTGATTTCAAACTTTTTGAAGAGTTTGGGAATTACAACGAGATGGTTCTTGTTAAGGACATAAATGTTTATAGTATATGCGAGCATCATCTTCTGCCCTTTTTTGGCAAGGCTCACATAGCTTACATACCGGACAAAATAGTGTGTGGTCTTTCCAAACTTGTGAGAACAGTAAGAGCCTTTTCCCTCAGTCCACAGCTTCAGGAAAGGCTTACTAATCAGATAGCAGACTTTTTGATGGATAATCTCAAGCCCAAAGGCGTTGCGGTGGTCTTGGAAATGGAGCATTTGTGTATGTCCATGAGAGGTGTTATGTCTCCAGGACACCTAACCGTTACCTCTGCTCTTCGTGGAGTATTTCTTAGCGACATGCGCACCAGAGAGGAGTTTTTAAAGCTCATAAGAAAGGAAAAGGAATGAGGGTCTGTCTTATAGCAGGTTGGGGAGAACTTCCCCAAGTTTTCCAAAAAGAAGCCACAAAAAAGGGCGTGGAAGTTTTTACTGTAGGCGTTAAAGGCATAACTACTATCAGAGCAGACGAATACCTACCCATAGGTAAGGTGGGGAGACTCATAGACCTTCTTGAAAAGAAAGACATAAAGAATATAGTTATGCTGGGAAAGTTTGAGCAAAAATTCATGTTTTCTTACCTTTTTACCTTTGACACAGTAGCACTTTCTATCCTGAAAAAGGCAAAAGATAGAAAGCCCCAAACCATAATTGAAACATTCATGCGAGAGCTTGAAAAACGCGGATTTGAGTTTATAGACCCTAAACCTTATCTTGAAAATCTCCTTGCACCAAAAGGAAGGATAGGTAATGTGGAACCCTCTAAAGATGCCATGGAAGATGCCCTGTGGGGTATGCCTATAGCCAAGCAGATAGCTAACCTTGACATAGGACAAACCATAGTGGTGAAAGATAAAGCGGTTGTAAGTGTGGAAGCTATGGAAGGTACACAATCAGCTATAGAAAGAGCTGGGAAGCTTGCAGGCAGGAACTGTAGAATAATAAAGGTTGCAAGGACACATCAGGATTTTAGGATAGATGTGCCAGTAGTAGGACCCCACACAGTAGAAGCGGTAAAAAAGATAAA
The Hydrogenobacter hydrogenophilus DNA segment above includes these coding regions:
- a CDS encoding sigma-54 interaction domain-containing protein translates to MTEESARKHLSTPEITIINEVAKILSKGMNFLDSVGEVLKILYSFWDVKYSYIALYRKDLKLLKIVKAFGLKEDEVERGLFKRGEGIVGKVYKSGVPVVLSDLSVGAYINRTGLKDRLEGSESFIAVPVRVGGEIIGVLAVFKSFDKKDSVEKAVELLIILGTMIGMLYKLEERINLERQEWEEEKKALTQALGKKYSLEGIIGRSIAIKNLIDLIEKVSQTDTTVLLTGESGTGKSLVAKAIHFLSSRKEKPFITINCSAIPETLLEAELFGYEKGAFTGAYTSKKGKFEIANGGTVFLDEIGDMPLSLQPKILRVLQDREIEKLGSERSIKVDVRIISATNKDLWDLVQKGSFREDLYYRLSVVPIHIPPLRERKEDIPVLIDHFLNLFNQRYNKNVRIDIKALEIMMEYPWPGNIRELENTIERLVILKDGIIREKDLPSYFFVELHKEEPKHLPSIIELTEREEIIKALEKTGYVKSRAAKLLGYTLRQLDYRIQKYRIELKKF
- the folE gene encoding GTP cyclohydrolase I FolE, with translation MAVDKEKMKQAVRLFLEAIGEDPNREGLKDTPERVARMWEEFDRMRDFDFKLFEEFGNYNEMVLVKDINVYSICEHHLLPFFGKAHIAYIPDKIVCGLSKLVRTVRAFSLSPQLQERLTNQIADFLMDNLKPKGVAVVLEMEHLCMSMRGVMSPGHLTVTSALRGVFLSDMRTREEFLKLIRKEKE
- a CDS encoding LpxI family protein — its product is MRVCLIAGWGELPQVFQKEATKKGVEVFTVGVKGITTIRADEYLPIGKVGRLIDLLEKKDIKNIVMLGKFEQKFMFSYLFTFDTVALSILKKAKDRKPQTIIETFMRELEKRGFEFIDPKPYLENLLAPKGRIGNVEPSKDAMEDALWGMPIAKQIANLDIGQTIVVKDKAVVSVEAMEGTQSAIERAGKLAGRNCRIIKVARTHQDFRIDVPVVGPHTVEAVKKIKGDAIFVEAGKIYIVDLEKTVKLANINGIALYGMEYSLT